The following is a genomic window from Burkholderia cepacia ATCC 25416.
CAGGGTCCGGTAGCGGCACCGCGCCGGCATCCCTGCGCCCCCGACTCGTTCGGGGGCTTTTTTTTGCATTGCGCACGGCCGTGCGGCACGTGCGCGGAGGACATCCGCTTGCAACCGAACCTGCCGATCGCTTCCGAACGGGCGTCGCCGCGACACGCGACGCTGATCCTGCTGTGCGCGTGCTCGGTGCTGCCGCTGAGCCTGTTCCTGCCGTCGCTGCCGGCAATCGCACGCGACCTGCGCGCCGACTATGCGCTCGTCGCGCTTTCGCTCGGCGGCTACGCGGCGGTGGCCGCGTCGCTGGAGTTCGTGATGGGGCCGCTGTCGGACCGGTTCGGGCGGCGGCCGGTCGTGCTGGCGAGCGTCGGCATCTTCGCGCTCGGCTCGCTCGGCTGTGCGATGGCGACCGATATCCGGGCGTTTCTGGCATGCCGGCTGATGCAGGCGGCGATCACGTCGGTTTATCCGGTGTCGATGGCGACGATCCGGGATACCGGCGGCGGTGCGCGCGCGGCGAGCCGGATCGGCTATGCGGCGATGGCGGCCGCGTTCGCGCCGATGCTCGGCCCGACGCTCGGCGGCGCGCTCGACCAGACGGCGGGCTGGCGCGCGAGCTTCTGGCTGCTCGGCGCGGCGGGCGTCGCGCTGTTCGTCTGGTGCGGGTTCGATTTCGTCGAAACCCATGCGAACCGGTCGTCGAGCCTCGGGCAGCAGCTGCGCGCGTATCCGGCGCTGCTGCGCGCGCGCCGTTTCTGGGCCTACGCGCTGTGCATGGCGTTTTCGACCGGCTCGTTCTACGCGTTCCTGGCCGGCGCGCCGCCGGCCGCGCAAACGGTGTTCGGCATCGCGCCCGCGGAGATCGGCTTCTACATGGGAACCATCACGGCCGGCTTCGTGTGCGGCAGCTTCCTGGCCGCGCGTTACGCGCGCCGCTTCGCGCTGGCCACGACGATCCTGTGCGGGCGGATCGTTGCATGCGCGGGACCGTTGATCGGCCTCGCGTCGATGTTCGGCGGCGCGACCCATGCGATCGCGTGGTTCGGGCCGTGCGTGCTGGTCGGCATCGGCAACGGGCTGACGAATCCCGGTGCCCATGCCGGCGCGGTGTCGGTGCGCCCGACGCTGGCCGGGAGCGCGTCGGGGCTGGCCGGTGCGATGACGATCGCCGGCGGCGCCGCGCTTTCGTCGCTGACGGGGGCGGTACTGACGCCCGGCAACGCGGGTTATGCGCCGCTGGCGATGATGCTGCTGTCGGCCGCGATCGCGCTGGCGGCGGCCGTCTGCGTGCGGGTGTTCGACGCGCGGGACGCCGGGCGGTGAACGCGAATACGCAGCATCGCCGCGCCGGATCGGGCATCGGTGCGGGCATGGATGCGGGCACCGCTACCGTGCCGCGGGCGATTGGCGGACAATCGATCGAATATCGGGAGACGACGAACCCGCCGCGCGCCGAGCATGCTCCGGCGCGCGAAGGGCGGTTGGACGAGGGAGCGATGAGCGACTTTTCTGATTTCCAGCGAGACATTGCCGACGCCGCGAGAGCGACATTCAGGGCGCTGCGGGCGCTGCACCCGGACGAGCATTTCTACGCGTTCGCGCTGTACACCGACAGCGGCGCGATGACGGTGGTGCCGGCAGCCAATTCGGTCGAGGGGCTGCGCCGGATCCGCGAGCAGCAGGCCGTCGCGGACGACGACCCGTGGTATGCGTGGGGCTTTTCGGAATGGGCATATGCGGCGGCGGAAGCGTCGCCGTTCAATGCGATCTGCGGCAAGCTCGCCGATGACGTGCTGAGCCCGCAGTTTGTCCGGTCGAGATTCCCGGAATTTTCGCGGCAACTGCACGCCGACATGATCGGTGCGCTGCGCCTGCTCGACCGCGAGGGCCTGTTCGGCACCGGCGACGAACGGGCGGCGATCACGCTGTTCGTGTCGATCAGCGACGACGACGCGGCCGAAGCGCTGGAAAACGAATCGGCGAAAGCGCTGAATCCGCCGGCCGTCGCCGACGCATTCCTGCGCCGCTACGACTGACCGAAATCGGGATATCGCACGGCGGCCCCGCGCGGGCGGCCGCCGTGCTTGCTGCGTCACGGCTTCTGGCTTACGGCTTCGCGCCCACGACGAACTCGAACGTCGCGACGCCGTCGACGCCGCCCGTCACGCGGTCGCCCGGTTGCAGCGCGCCGACGCCGGCCGGCGTGCCCGTGAAGATCAAATCGCCGGCCTTCAATTCGACCGAGCGCGACACGTACGCGATGACATCGGGCACGGCCCAGATCATGTCGGCCAGGTCGCCTTGCTGGCGCGTGTCGCCGTTGACCGCGAGCCAGATGCGGCCCTTGGCCGGATGACCGGTGGCCGACGCCGCCCGCAGCGCGGTCACGGGGCCCGACGCGTCGAAGCCTTTCGCCCAGTCCCACGGACGGCTCAGTTTCTTCGCTTCGGCCTGCAGGTCGCGGCGCGTGAGGTCGACGCCGACGCCGTAGCCCCATACGTGCGACAGCGCGTCGGCCGGGTCGATCGACCGCCCGTCCTTGCCGATCGCGACGACCAGCTCGATTTCGTGATGGAGGTCGTTCGTCAGCGGCGGATAGGGGACGGTGCCGCTGGCCGGGACGATCGCGTCGGCAGGCTTCGTGAAGAAGAACGGCGGTTCGCGGTCGGGATCGGCGCCCATTTCGCGCGCGTGGTCGGCGTAGTTGCGGCCGACGCAGAAGACGCGGCGCACCGGAAAGCGCGCGGACGACTGGTCGACTTCGATGGAAGGACGCTCGGCAGCGTCGATGACATAGGCGGACATCGGATGGCCTCGTTCGGTGGGAAGACGGATGCCGCGCCCGTGCGGCGCACGGGCCGGCATGCGTGCAACGATACCCGACGCCCGTGCCGCCGGATGCGACGCAACTGCGTTTTACCGGGACAAAACTACGCGTCGGGCGCTGCCGGCGTGTCGTCGCCGTCCGGCAGCGCGGCGTTCGCGTCGCGGTACGCCTTCGGCGACACGCCGACCCGCGCGCGGAAACGCCGCGCGAAATAGCCTTCGTCGCGGAAGCCGACCGAGCGGGCGATGTCCGCGATGCGCCGGCTCGTGTGGGCCAGCAGCGACTGCGCGAGCGCGATCCGGCGCTCCGTCACGAGATCGGTGAAGGTGCTGCCGGTTTCCTTGCGGACCAGGTGCGCGAGGTAGTTGGGCGACAGGAACGCCGCCTCGGCGGTCGCGGCGAGCGTCAGGTCCTCGCGGGTGAGGTTGGCGCGGACGTGCCGCAGCACGCGCGCGAGCGCATCGCGCCGGCCGGCGCGCTGGGCGCCGCGCTGCGCGAGCTTGTCGAGCGCGCCCGCGTACTGCGTGCAGACGAGCCCGATCAGCTGCAGCAGGTAGCCGCGCAGCAACGTGGTCGAGCCGAACGTGCGCACGCGATCGGTGTCGAGCATGCACAGCGCGAGGCGGCGCGCTTCGTCGTAGGTGTCGCCGGTCAGGATGAAGTCGAGGTGTTCCTGGAAGCGGAACGGCGTCAGCTCGGGAAAGCGGTGGGCGGGCACGTCCTCGAGGTCGAGCGGGTCGACGTCGAGATCGGCGCGCAGGAACGCCTGGCTGAAGTTGATCACGATGAAGTGCGCGCCTTCCGGATGCGGGATCAGGTGCTCGCGGTGCGGCAGCACGAACGCGAGCGCGCCGCGCGGAAACGGCCGCGTGACGCCGCCGATCCGCTGCTCGGTGTCGCCGCCGAGATTGAACTGGATCTGGAAATACGCGTGCCGGTGCGGCTCGGTGATCGCCTGGCGCGACGCCTGGTCGCGGATGTAGAAGTCGAGCCGGTCGCTGCGTTCGGGCATCCCGTACAGGCGCGGCGGGGCGGTGGAGGGCATGAAGGATTCTGCTGGTCGTGACGCGGTTGAGCCGCGATGGTACAGCGAACCGGGCGCGACGGCGATCCGTGCCACCTTGCGGCCTGGCCCGGAACCGCTCGCGGCGTGCCGCGCGGCGGTCATTCGTCGGGGTGGAAACCGAGGTAGCGGGCGTGCGGGCTGTCGCCGCCGGCGCGCCGGCTTGCCCCGCCGACCGATGCGAGCGTGTCCACCGTCGTCGCGCGGTTCGAGATCAGCGTCCAGGCGGTGGTGGCGTCGGCGCCGGCCGGTGCGGACTCCGATGTGCGCAGATCCATCAGCGCGGCGAGCAGCGTGGCGGCCGGCGGTGCGTGGATCGCGAACCCTTCGTTGGCCACGGCCGCCGTGTCGATCCCCAGCCTCTCGCACAACCGTGCCCGCAGCGGCGTTTCGGCTTCGCTCGCCGCGCGCGAGCGCGCGATGTTCTCGTGGGTGGCCGCGTCGACGATCGTGCCTCCGCGGACGAACGGCGTTTGCTGCCACGCGTCGGGCGAGCATTGCTTGCCGGCCGGTGCCAGCGGCACGAACGGATTCACTTCGGCCGGGTAGATCCGGCACACGAGCGGTCGCTCGTCGTAGATCGCGCACCGCAGGTCGTCGCGCAGGTTCGGGCACGGCCCCGCGTGGGACGCCGTGAGCATGACCGTCACGCGGACGGGCAGCGAGCCGCTGAGCGCGGCGGTCGAGCGTGCGCGTTTGTACGCGGCGAACGCGTTGTCGGGCTCGGGCTCGACGAGCCACGGCATCGCATCGCACAGCAGCTCCACGTGGCCGCCGCGCTGCAGCCACGCGGTGGCCTCGTCGATCGTCAGCGGAATGCGCAGGTCGCGGCAGCATCCGCCGCAGCCGTTGCAGGCAAAGTCGAGGTCGGTAGGGGTGTCGTTCATGCTTGATTCGATACGGATGACGGGGTGTCGCGAAGCGTCGCGACACGGCGGTGATTTCGTTTACCGGGCGACCAGCGGCGCGACCCGGCGCCGCAGCTCGGGCACGACGTCGGCGTCGAACCAGGGGTGGTGCTTGAACCACGCCTGGTTGCGCGGCGACGGATGCGGCAGCGGCAGCACGTCGGGGCCATAGTCGCGCCACGCGTGTACGGTGTCCGTCAGCGTGGCCTTGCGCGCGTCGCGCAGGAAATGCCGCTGCGCATACTGGCCGATCAGCAGCGTGAGCCGGATCGACGGCAACCCGGCGAGCAGCCGGTCGATCCACAGCGGCGCGCATTCGGGGCGCGGCGGGTTGTCGCCGCTCGTGCCGCGGCCCGGGTAGCAGAAGCCCATCGGCACGATCGCGAAGCGGGTTTCGTCGTAGAAGGTGTCGGCGTCGACGTCGAGCCAGCCGCGCAGCCGCTTGCCGCTCGCATCGTCCCACGGGATGCCGCTCGCATGGACGCGTGCGCCCGGCGCCTGCCCGACGATCAGGATGCGCGCGTCGCGATGGGCACGCACGACCGGGCGCGGGCCGAGCGGCAGGTCGGCTTCGCAGGCACGGCACGCGCGGATTTCAGTGAGCAGCACGTCGAGCGGCGCGCGCGTGGGTTTCGGCATCGAATCGGATCGGGGACGGAGGGGTCGTGCGGCGCCCCGGGGGCCGCATGCCGGGCGCCGACAGGCGGCCCGGGCAGGCGTGGCGCGGGAGCGCGCGCCGCCTGCATCACGCGGCGCGCCTCACGCCCGCGACGGGCCCGGTGCGCCGCTTTCGGCGACGGCAGCATCATACAACGCGGTTTGCGCGATCGCGCGGGCGATCGCCGCGTCGTCGTGCGAACCGTCGAGCATGCCCCAGCGCCGGTATTGGGACAGGAACCACTCGCCTTCGCGCGGATCGGGGCGGTTCACGGCGCCGCCGTCGTGAAAGCGGATCGGCAGCGGCGGCACGGCGAACGGCCCCGATCCGTAGTCGCCGAGCAGGCGCGGCGCGATCAGCCGGGCCGGGACGCCGAGCGCGTCGGGCGACGCGAGCCAGCCGGCCGCCTCGCGACGGTGCGTGGCGCTGTCGAGCCACGCGCAGGCATCGACGAGCGTGCGGATCAGCGCGCGCGCGGTGGCCGGATACAGCGCGACGAAATCGCGCCGGGCCGCGAGCACCTTCTCCGGATGATCGGGCCAGATCTCGCTCGTGACGGCGACGGTCCGCCCCGCGTCGCAGGCCTCGGCCACGGCATGCCACGGTTCGCCGGCGCAGAAGCCGTCGAGTTCGCCGCCGGCGAGCGCGGCCACCATCTCGGGCGGCGGGATCACGACGCTGCGCACGTCGCGCAGCGGATCGACACCGTGCGACGCGAGCCAGTGGTTCAGCCACATCGCGTGCGTGCCGGTCGGGAACGTCTGCGCGAGGAGCGGCTTGCGGCCGAGCGTCGCGAACGCGTCGCGCACGCTGCCGCTGTTGCGGTACGCGTCGGCGAGGCCGCGCGACAACGAGATCGCCTGGCCGTTGCGGTTCAGCACCATCAGCGCGGCCATGTCGGTCTGCGGGCCGCCGATCCCGAGCTGCAGCCCGCAGACCAGCCCGTACAACGCGTGCGCGGCGTCGAGCTCGCCGCTCAGCAGCTTGTCGCGGACGGCGGCCCACGACGGCTGGCGGCTGAGTTCGAGCGTGAGGCCGTGCCGCGCACCGAGGTTCAGGTGCTGTGCGACGATCAGCGGGGCCGCGTCGCTCAGCGCGACGAACCCGAGGCGAAGATGCGCGCGTTCCGGCGCGACGGGAGAGGTGGTATCCATGGCGCTCATGACTGGGGTGACGCGTCGAGCAATTGCCGCGCGACGTCGACGATGCGCAGGCCCTGATCCATCGCGCGCTTGCGCAGGGCAGCATACGCGTCGTTTTCGGACAGCCTGCGCTGGTCCATCAGCATCCGCTTCGCGCGGTCGATCAGCTTGCGTTCGGCGAGTTCGCGCTCGACATCGGCGAGCCGGCGGCGCAGCGCGTCGTCGTGCGAAAAGCGTGCGAGCGCGACTTCGAGAATCGGTGCAAGGCGTTCGGCCGACAGCCCTTCGACGAGATACGCGCTGACGCCCGCGCCGACCGCCGCGCGGATCAGCGACTGGTTGGCGTCGTGGCTGAACATCAGCACGGGGCGCGGCGCGGTCGCATGCATGACCGCGAGCTGCTCGAGCGTGTCGCGCGACGGCGAATCGGTATCGATGATCACGACGTCGGGATGCTGCTCCTCGACGGCGGCCGGCAGGCGCGCGGGCGTCGCGACGTCGTTCAGCATGTCGTAGCCGAGCTGCGCGAGCGCGTCGCCGAGCTCGCCGATCGGCTTGTCGGTATCGGTGACGAGCAGCACGCGCAGGCGGGGGGAGGAAGCGGGCGCACTCATGATGCGAACGGCGGCGTCGAAATCGTGGCGCGATGCGCGGATCGGAGGCGGCCCCGCGCGCACGTCGTGCCGGTGCCGCGCGCGGCGACCCGGCAGCCGGTGCGAACGGCGCCGCTGTTTTCATGACAGGTGGGCGGCCGGTGCCGCGTGGTGTCGCGCATGCTACGCGGCCCGGGAGAAGGCCGTGTCGATCGCGGCCCCCGCTGCGCCCGCGTCCGGCACCTCCGCCACGGCCGTTTCGCCGACCGCGCCGCCGACGAGGATCACGGCCGGACTGCCGAGCCGTGCTGCGTCGATGCCGCGCGCGAGATCGCCGAGCGTGCCGGTCCAGCGGCGTTCGTCGGGCGTGCCGGCCCATTGAACG
Proteins encoded in this region:
- a CDS encoding YkgJ family cysteine cluster protein, giving the protein MNDTPTDLDFACNGCGGCCRDLRIPLTIDEATAWLQRGGHVELLCDAMPWLVEPEPDNAFAAYKRARSTAALSGSLPVRVTVMLTASHAGPCPNLRDDLRCAIYDERPLVCRIYPAEVNPFVPLAPAGKQCSPDAWQQTPFVRGGTIVDAATHENIARSRAASEAETPLRARLCERLGIDTAAVANEGFAIHAPPAATLLAALMDLRTSESAPAGADATTAWTLISNRATTVDTLASVGGASRRAGGDSPHARYLGFHPDE
- a CDS encoding CmpA/NrtA family ABC transporter substrate-binding protein, producing the protein MDTTSPVAPERAHLRLGFVALSDAAPLIVAQHLNLGARHGLTLELSRQPSWAAVRDKLLSGELDAAHALYGLVCGLQLGIGGPQTDMAALMVLNRNGQAISLSRGLADAYRNSGSVRDAFATLGRKPLLAQTFPTGTHAMWLNHWLASHGVDPLRDVRSVVIPPPEMVAALAGGELDGFCAGEPWHAVAEACDAGRTVAVTSEIWPDHPEKVLAARRDFVALYPATARALIRTLVDACAWLDSATHRREAAGWLASPDALGVPARLIAPRLLGDYGSGPFAVPPLPIRFHDGGAVNRPDPREGEWFLSQYRRWGMLDGSHDDAAIARAIAQTALYDAAVAESGAPGPSRA
- a CDS encoding helix-turn-helix transcriptional regulator, which gives rise to MPSTAPPRLYGMPERSDRLDFYIRDQASRQAITEPHRHAYFQIQFNLGGDTEQRIGGVTRPFPRGALAFVLPHREHLIPHPEGAHFIVINFSQAFLRADLDVDPLDLEDVPAHRFPELTPFRFQEHLDFILTGDTYDEARRLALCMLDTDRVRTFGSTTLLRGYLLQLIGLVCTQYAGALDKLAQRGAQRAGRRDALARVLRHVRANLTREDLTLAATAEAAFLSPNYLAHLVRKETGSTFTDLVTERRIALAQSLLAHTSRRIADIARSVGFRDEGYFARRFRARVGVSPKAYRDANAALPDGDDTPAAPDA
- a CDS encoding ANTAR domain-containing response regulator, whose product is MSAPASSPRLRVLLVTDTDKPIGELGDALAQLGYDMLNDVATPARLPAAVEEQHPDVVIIDTDSPSRDTLEQLAVMHATAPRPVLMFSHDANQSLIRAAVGAGVSAYLVEGLSAERLAPILEVALARFSHDDALRRRLADVERELAERKLIDRAKRMLMDQRRLSENDAYAALRKRAMDQGLRIVDVARQLLDASPQS
- a CDS encoding MFS transporter; translated protein: MQPNLPIASERASPRHATLILLCACSVLPLSLFLPSLPAIARDLRADYALVALSLGGYAAVAASLEFVMGPLSDRFGRRPVVLASVGIFALGSLGCAMATDIRAFLACRLMQAAITSVYPVSMATIRDTGGGARAASRIGYAAMAAAFAPMLGPTLGGALDQTAGWRASFWLLGAAGVALFVWCGFDFVETHANRSSSLGQQLRAYPALLRARRFWAYALCMAFSTGSFYAFLAGAPPAAQTVFGIAPAEIGFYMGTITAGFVCGSFLAARYARRFALATTILCGRIVACAGPLIGLASMFGGATHAIAWFGPCVLVGIGNGLTNPGAHAGAVSVRPTLAGSASGLAGAMTIAGGAALSSLTGAVLTPGNAGYAPLAMMLLSAAIALAAAVCVRVFDARDAGR
- a CDS encoding DUF4303 domain-containing protein, which translates into the protein MSDFSDFQRDIADAARATFRALRALHPDEHFYAFALYTDSGAMTVVPAANSVEGLRRIREQQAVADDDPWYAWGFSEWAYAAAEASPFNAICGKLADDVLSPQFVRSRFPEFSRQLHADMIGALRLLDREGLFGTGDERAAITLFVSISDDDAAEALENESAKALNPPAVADAFLRRYD
- a CDS encoding fumarylacetoacetate hydrolase family protein; translation: MSAYVIDAAERPSIEVDQSSARFPVRRVFCVGRNYADHAREMGADPDREPPFFFTKPADAIVPASGTVPYPPLTNDLHHEIELVVAIGKDGRSIDPADALSHVWGYGVGVDLTRRDLQAEAKKLSRPWDWAKGFDASGPVTALRAASATGHPAKGRIWLAVNGDTRQQGDLADMIWAVPDVIAYVSRSVELKAGDLIFTGTPAGVGALQPGDRVTGGVDGVATFEFVVGAKP
- a CDS encoding uracil-DNA glycosylase family protein — protein: MPKPTRAPLDVLLTEIRACRACEADLPLGPRPVVRAHRDARILIVGQAPGARVHASGIPWDDASGKRLRGWLDVDADTFYDETRFAIVPMGFCYPGRGTSGDNPPRPECAPLWIDRLLAGLPSIRLTLLIGQYAQRHFLRDARKATLTDTVHAWRDYGPDVLPLPHPSPRNQAWFKHHPWFDADVVPELRRRVAPLVAR